A genome region from Streptomyces sp. S4.7 includes the following:
- a CDS encoding L,D-transpeptidase family protein — protein sequence MRVLRTLGSVLLAVTATVAAGPVVPSDTSVPLPERMADTGGGSQLITAEAATTGATTGRVTWWDRRGGRWVAAGSADARFGAGGLVRGTERRQGTSTTPTGLYDLPYAFGIRPAPKGTRYPYRPVTDRSWWCQDNDSRAYNRWVEGLPADCRAGEAEKLTDFGTQYAHALVIGFNYERPVRGRGAAIFLHVDGKGATAGCVSVPAGAMSRILAWADPGRSPHIAVGTESGRTALTNY from the coding sequence ATGCGCGTCCTTCGCACGCTCGGCTCCGTCCTGCTCGCCGTCACCGCCACGGTCGCCGCGGGACCCGTCGTACCCTCGGACACCTCCGTGCCACTGCCCGAGCGGATGGCCGACACCGGCGGCGGCAGTCAGCTGATCACCGCCGAGGCCGCGACCACCGGCGCGACCACGGGCCGCGTCACCTGGTGGGACCGGCGCGGCGGGCGCTGGGTGGCGGCGGGGTCGGCGGACGCGCGGTTCGGCGCGGGCGGACTGGTCCGGGGCACCGAGCGCCGGCAGGGCACCTCGACCACACCCACCGGGCTCTACGACCTGCCCTACGCGTTCGGCATCCGGCCGGCGCCGAAGGGGACCCGTTACCCGTACCGCCCGGTGACCGACCGGTCCTGGTGGTGCCAGGACAACGACTCGCGCGCGTACAACCGGTGGGTCGAGGGCCTGCCGGCCGACTGCCGGGCCGGTGAGGCCGAGAAGCTGACCGACTTCGGCACGCAGTACGCCCACGCCCTGGTCATCGGCTTCAACTACGAGCGGCCCGTGCGCGGCCGGGGCGCCGCGATCTTCCTGCACGTCGACGGCAAGGGCGCGACGGCCGGTTGTGTCTCCGTGCCCGCCGGGGCGATGAGCCGCATCCTGGCGTGGGCCGACCCCGGGCGCTCACCGCACATCGCGGTGGGCACGGAGTCGGGGCGCACGGCGCTCACGAACTACTGA
- the argB gene encoding acetylglutamate kinase, whose protein sequence is MTARKHTALPKAQILIEALPWLTRHNGKIVVIKFGGNAMVDEDLKAAFAQDVVFLRQAGLKPVVVHGGGPQISAQLDRHGLVSEFKAGLRVTTPEAMDVVRMVLAGQVQRELVGLLNQHGPLAVGLTGEDAHTISATRHRPRIDGELVDIGRVGEITAIDPGAIEALLADGRIPVISSIARSADDGHVYNVNADTAAAALAAALGAETLMVLTDVEGLYEDWPNNDDVISRLTATELEKLLPELSSGMVPKMEGCLFAVRNGVNTARVLDGRVQHSILLEIFTDEGIGTMVVPDGREPVEPTEIAPLTEGGAS, encoded by the coding sequence ATGACCGCGCGCAAGCACACCGCCCTGCCCAAGGCGCAGATCCTCATCGAGGCGCTGCCCTGGCTCACCCGTCACAACGGCAAGATCGTCGTCATCAAGTTCGGCGGCAACGCCATGGTGGACGAGGACCTCAAGGCCGCGTTCGCCCAGGACGTCGTCTTCCTGCGGCAGGCCGGCCTCAAGCCGGTCGTCGTGCACGGCGGCGGCCCCCAGATCAGCGCGCAGCTCGACCGGCACGGGCTGGTCAGCGAGTTCAAGGCCGGGCTGCGGGTCACCACGCCCGAGGCGATGGACGTCGTACGGATGGTGCTCGCCGGCCAGGTCCAGCGTGAACTCGTCGGACTGCTCAACCAGCACGGTCCGCTCGCCGTCGGCTTGACGGGCGAGGACGCGCACACCATCTCGGCGACCCGGCACCGGCCCCGTATCGACGGCGAACTCGTCGACATCGGCCGCGTCGGGGAGATCACCGCCATCGACCCCGGCGCCATCGAGGCCCTGCTCGCCGACGGCCGTATCCCCGTCATCTCCTCGATCGCGCGCAGCGCCGACGACGGACACGTCTACAACGTCAACGCCGACACCGCCGCCGCCGCGCTCGCCGCGGCGCTCGGGGCCGAGACGCTCATGGTCCTCACCGACGTCGAGGGCCTGTACGAGGACTGGCCGAACAACGACGACGTCATCAGCAGGCTCACCGCGACCGAGCTGGAGAAGCTGCTGCCCGAGCTGTCCAGCGGCATGGTGCCGAAGATGGAGGGCTGTCTGTTCGCCGTGCGCAACGGGGTCAACACCGCCCGCGTGCTCGACGGCCGCGTACAGCACTCGATCCTGCTGGAGATCTTCACCGACGAAGGCATCGGCACGATGGTCGTCCCCGACGGCCGGGAGCCGGTCGAACCGACAGAGATCGCACCGCTCACAGAAGGGGGAGCATCATGA
- the argC gene encoding N-acetyl-gamma-glutamyl-phosphate reductase, producing MAVRAAVAGASGYAGGELLRLLLGHPGVVIGALTGNSNAGQLLGALQPHLGPLADRVLEPTTTEVLARHDVVFLALPHGQSAAVAERLGDDALVVDMGADFRLKDAADWEAFYGSAHAGTWPYGLPELPGARAALEGSRRVAVPGCYPTAVSLALFPAYGAGLVEPEAVITAATGTSGAGKAVKPHLLGSEVMGSMSPYGVGGGHRHTPEMIQNLSAAAGERVGVSFTPTLAPMSRGILATCSAKARPDVSAAEVRGAYEKAFAEEAFVTLLPEGQWPATASVYGSNTAQVQVVLDEDARRVIAISAIDNLTKGTAGGAVQSMNIALGLPEETGLPATGVAP from the coding sequence ATGGCAGTACGTGCAGCGGTGGCGGGAGCCAGTGGATACGCCGGCGGGGAATTGCTCCGGCTGCTCCTGGGGCACCCCGGGGTCGTGATCGGCGCCCTGACCGGCAACTCTAATGCCGGTCAACTTCTCGGTGCCCTCCAGCCCCACCTCGGGCCGCTGGCCGACCGTGTGCTGGAGCCCACCACCACCGAGGTCCTCGCCCGGCACGACGTGGTCTTTCTCGCGTTGCCGCACGGGCAGTCCGCCGCCGTAGCCGAGCGGCTCGGCGACGACGCGCTCGTCGTCGACATGGGCGCGGACTTCCGGCTGAAGGACGCCGCCGACTGGGAGGCGTTCTACGGCTCCGCCCATGCCGGTACCTGGCCCTACGGGCTTCCCGAACTGCCGGGCGCCCGCGCCGCGTTGGAGGGGTCCAGGCGCGTCGCGGTGCCCGGCTGCTATCCGACGGCCGTCTCGCTCGCGCTCTTCCCCGCGTACGGCGCGGGGCTCGTGGAGCCCGAGGCCGTCATCACCGCCGCCACCGGTACCTCCGGGGCGGGCAAGGCGGTCAAGCCGCATCTGCTCGGCTCCGAGGTCATGGGCTCCATGAGCCCGTACGGCGTCGGCGGCGGACACCGGCACACCCCCGAGATGATCCAGAACCTCAGCGCGGCGGCCGGGGAACGCGTCGGTGTCTCCTTCACCCCCACCCTCGCCCCCATGTCACGCGGCATCCTCGCCACCTGCTCGGCGAAGGCGAGGCCGGACGTGAGCGCGGCGGAGGTGCGCGGCGCGTACGAGAAGGCGTTCGCCGAGGAGGCGTTCGTGACGCTCCTGCCCGAGGGGCAGTGGCCGGCGACCGCGTCCGTGTACGGCTCCAACACCGCGCAGGTCCAGGTCGTCCTCGACGAGGACGCCCGGCGCGTCATCGCGATCAGCGCCATCGACAACCTCACCAAGGGCACCGCCGGCGGCGCGGTCCAGAGCATGAACATCGCGCTCGGGCTGCCCGAGGAGACCGGTCTCCCGGCCACCGGAGTCGCACCGTGA
- a CDS encoding sigma-70 family RNA polymerase sigma factor, whose protein sequence is MSDSPDAPARDTVSRSAIERVFRTEYGRAVSVLVRVFGDIDIAEEAVQDAFTTALSRWQDTGVPPSPAGWIITTARNRAIDRLRREATRADRYARAALLYAPDGPAEEGPVRDDRLRLIFTCCHPALAPAARVALTLRLLGGLTTAEIAHAFLVPEPTMAQRLVRAKGKIRDAGIPYRIARDADLPDRLDAVLSVVYLIFNEGYAASSGDRLVRDDLCKEAVRLGRLLVDLMPDEPEARGLLALMLLIESRRAARTTADGGLVLLADQDRDRWDRDLVTEGQALVRQCLRRGRPGPYQIQAAVNAVHSDAPSAAATDWGQIRRLYDQLLALAPGPVVALNRAVAVAEVDGPAAALTLVDALGAELDGYHAFHAVRADLLGRLGRRGEAAQAYAAAAARTENAAERDFLRRRESECRPGPARPR, encoded by the coding sequence ATGTCCGACTCCCCGGACGCTCCGGCGCGGGACACCGTCTCCCGGTCCGCGATCGAGCGCGTCTTCCGTACGGAGTACGGCCGGGCGGTGTCCGTCCTGGTCCGTGTCTTCGGCGACATCGACATCGCCGAGGAGGCGGTCCAGGACGCGTTCACCACGGCGCTCTCGCGCTGGCAGGACACCGGGGTCCCGCCGAGTCCGGCCGGCTGGATCATCACCACGGCGCGCAACCGGGCCATCGACCGGCTCCGCAGGGAAGCCACCCGCGCCGACCGTTACGCGCGGGCCGCGCTCCTGTACGCCCCCGACGGACCGGCCGAGGAGGGCCCCGTGCGTGACGACCGGCTCCGGTTGATCTTCACCTGCTGCCATCCCGCGCTGGCGCCCGCCGCCCGCGTCGCCCTCACCCTGCGGCTGCTCGGCGGCCTCACCACCGCGGAGATCGCCCATGCCTTCCTGGTGCCCGAACCGACCATGGCGCAGCGGCTCGTACGCGCCAAGGGCAAGATCCGCGACGCCGGGATCCCCTACCGGATCGCGCGCGACGCCGATCTGCCCGACCGGCTCGACGCGGTGCTGTCCGTCGTGTATCTGATCTTCAACGAGGGCTACGCGGCGAGTTCGGGCGACCGGCTCGTCCGTGACGACCTCTGTAAGGAGGCCGTCCGTCTCGGCCGGCTGCTGGTCGACCTCATGCCCGACGAGCCCGAGGCCCGGGGGCTGCTCGCGCTCATGCTGCTGATCGAGTCGCGCCGGGCCGCCCGTACCACCGCCGACGGAGGGCTCGTGCTCCTCGCCGACCAGGACCGCGACCGCTGGGACCGCGACCTCGTCACGGAGGGGCAGGCCCTGGTGCGGCAGTGTCTTCGGCGAGGCCGGCCGGGCCCGTACCAGATCCAGGCGGCGGTCAACGCCGTGCACAGCGACGCGCCGAGCGCCGCCGCGACGGACTGGGGGCAGATCCGCCGGCTGTACGACCAGTTGCTCGCCCTCGCTCCGGGTCCGGTCGTCGCCCTCAACAGGGCGGTCGCCGTGGCCGAGGTCGACGGGCCCGCCGCGGCGCTGACGCTCGTGGACGCCCTCGGGGCGGAACTCGACGGCTACCACGCGTTCCACGCCGTCCGCGCCGATCTGCTCGGACGCCTCGGCCGTCGCGGGGAGGCGGCGCAGGCGTACGCGGCGGCCGCCGCCCGGACGGAGAACGCCGCCGAGCGCGACTTCCTGCGGCGCCGCGAGAGCGAGTGCCGGCCCGGCCCGGCGCGCCCGCGGTGA
- a CDS encoding GNAT family N-acetyltransferase: MTETTPSAAYDISTDPGRLDAERIHRWLSTDASWALGRDRGVQDRAIAGSLNFGACDPASGEQVAYARVVTDHATFAWLCDVCVAPVARGKGLGTELVTAARDHLAPLGLRRVLLATEHAHGVYEKVGFKSLENPLMWMTPDLQPPS; this comes from the coding sequence ATGACCGAGACGACGCCCTCCGCCGCGTACGACATCTCCACCGACCCCGGGCGCCTCGACGCCGAGCGGATCCACCGCTGGCTGTCGACGGACGCGTCCTGGGCGCTCGGCCGGGACCGCGGTGTCCAGGACAGGGCGATCGCCGGGTCGCTCAACTTCGGTGCCTGCGACCCCGCGTCGGGCGAACAGGTCGCCTACGCCCGCGTCGTCACCGACCACGCCACCTTCGCCTGGCTCTGCGACGTGTGCGTCGCCCCCGTCGCCCGGGGCAAGGGGCTCGGCACCGAACTGGTCACCGCCGCACGCGACCACCTCGCCCCGCTGGGGCTGCGGCGCGTGCTGCTGGCCACGGAGCACGCCCACGGCGTCTACGAGAAAGTGGGGTTCAAGTCCCTCGAAAACCCCTTGATGTGGATGACTCCGGACCTTCAGCCCCCCTCTTGA
- a CDS encoding acetylornithine transaminase translates to MTDDSNQELARRWRHVMADNYGTPPLSLVRGDGATVWDADGTAYTDFVAGIAVNALGHAHPAVVEAVSRQIASLGHVSNLYVAGPPVALAERLIDLADRPGRVFFCNSGAEANEAAFKIGRLTGRGHMVATDGGFHGRTMGALGLTGQPGKREPFLPLPGDVTHVPYGDADALRAAVTEETALLIIEPIQGENGVVVPPKGYLEAAREITRATGTLLVLDEVQTGVGRTGHWFEYQAHQSVEPDVVTLAKGLGGGLPLGATLAFGPAADLLKPGQHGTTFGGNPVACAAGLAVLDTLGADGALDQVKRLGERLRDGIEALGHPLVSHVRGAGLLLGIVLTGSLAPRVQQAAQDAGLLVNAPAPDVVRLMPPLIIGDDEVDTFLRALPGILDTAQGTDGDGRSGE, encoded by the coding sequence ATGACCGACGACAGCAACCAGGAGCTCGCGCGGCGCTGGCGGCACGTCATGGCCGACAACTACGGCACCCCGCCCCTCTCCCTCGTGCGCGGCGACGGGGCCACCGTCTGGGACGCCGACGGCACCGCGTACACCGACTTCGTCGCCGGTATCGCAGTGAACGCCCTCGGACACGCGCACCCCGCCGTCGTCGAGGCGGTCTCCCGGCAGATCGCCTCCCTCGGGCACGTGTCGAACCTGTACGTCGCCGGCCCGCCCGTCGCCCTCGCCGAACGGCTCATCGACCTCGCCGACCGCCCCGGCCGGGTCTTCTTCTGCAACTCCGGCGCCGAGGCGAACGAGGCCGCGTTCAAGATCGGCCGGCTCACCGGCCGCGGGCACATGGTCGCCACCGACGGCGGCTTCCACGGGCGCACGATGGGCGCGCTCGGGCTCACCGGGCAGCCGGGCAAGCGGGAGCCGTTCCTGCCGCTGCCCGGTGATGTCACGCACGTTCCGTACGGAGACGCCGACGCGCTCAGGGCCGCCGTCACCGAGGAGACCGCGCTGCTGATCATCGAGCCCATCCAGGGGGAGAACGGCGTCGTCGTCCCGCCGAAGGGATACCTGGAGGCGGCGCGGGAGATCACCCGCGCGACCGGCACCCTGCTGGTGCTCGACGAGGTCCAGACGGGTGTCGGCCGGACCGGGCACTGGTTCGAGTACCAGGCCCACCAGAGTGTCGAGCCCGATGTCGTCACGCTCGCCAAGGGGCTCGGCGGGGGTCTGCCGCTCGGCGCGACCCTGGCGTTCGGCCCGGCGGCCGACCTGCTCAAGCCCGGCCAGCACGGGACGACCTTCGGCGGAAACCCCGTCGCGTGCGCCGCCGGACTCGCCGTGCTGGACACGCTCGGCGCCGACGGCGCGCTCGACCAGGTGAAGCGGCTGGGGGAGCGGCTGCGGGACGGAATCGAGGCGCTCGGACACCCCCTGGTCTCGCATGTCCGTGGCGCGGGGCTGCTGCTGGGTATCGTGCTCACCGGGTCCCTCGCGCCGCGGGTGCAGCAGGCGGCTCAGGATGCCGGTCTCCTGGTGAACGCGCCAGCTCCCGATGTCGTACGGCTCATGCCACCGCTGATCATCGGCGACGACGAGGTGGACACGTTCCTCCGGGCCCTGCCGGGCATCCTCGACACCGCACAGGGGACCGACGGGGACGGACGATCCGGGGAATGA
- a CDS encoding SDR family NAD(P)-dependent oxidoreductase codes for MTTPQHRIGSGFGAASTAEEVLRGVDLAGKLAVVTGGYSGLGLETTRALAGAGAHVVVPARRRAVAGEAVAGISGAAGKVEVDELDLGDLDSVRAFAERFLASGRGIDMMIDNAGIMACPETRVGLGWEAQFATNHLGHYALVNRLWPALERGGARVVSVSSAGHRSSPIRWDDVQFERGYDKWQAYGQAKTANVLFAVRLDALGRDSGVRAFSLHPGGILTPLQRHLPKEEMVALGWIDEEGNPLNRSFKTPEQGAATQVWAATSPQLAGAGGVYCEDCDIAEPADEADSKGGVREYAKDPEQAARLWALSAELTGVDAFAAKG; via the coding sequence ATGACTACTCCTCAGCACAGGATCGGATCAGGTTTCGGCGCGGCCAGCACCGCGGAGGAGGTTCTGCGGGGTGTCGACCTCGCCGGGAAACTCGCGGTCGTCACCGGCGGTTACTCGGGCCTCGGCCTGGAGACGACGCGCGCGCTGGCCGGCGCGGGCGCCCACGTCGTGGTGCCCGCCCGGCGGCGCGCCGTCGCCGGGGAAGCCGTCGCGGGGATCTCGGGAGCAGCCGGGAAGGTCGAGGTGGACGAGCTGGACCTCGGTGACCTCGACAGTGTCCGCGCCTTCGCCGAGAGGTTCCTGGCCTCGGGCCGCGGCATCGACATGATGATCGACAACGCCGGGATCATGGCATGCCCCGAGACCCGCGTCGGACTTGGCTGGGAGGCGCAGTTCGCGACCAACCACCTCGGCCACTACGCCCTGGTCAACCGCCTCTGGCCGGCGCTCGAGCGCGGCGGCGCCCGCGTCGTCTCGGTGTCGTCGGCGGGCCACCGCAGCTCCCCCATCCGCTGGGACGACGTGCAGTTCGAGCGGGGTTACGACAAGTGGCAGGCGTACGGGCAGGCGAAGACCGCCAACGTGCTGTTCGCCGTGCGGCTCGACGCGCTCGGCAGGGACTCCGGTGTACGGGCCTTCTCGCTGCACCCCGGTGGCATTCTCACGCCGCTCCAGCGTCACCTTCCCAAGGAGGAGATGGTCGCCCTCGGATGGATCGACGAGGAGGGCAACCCGCTGAACCGGTCGTTCAAGACGCCCGAGCAGGGGGCGGCCACACAGGTCTGGGCGGCGACCTCTCCTCAGCTGGCCGGCGCGGGCGGTGTGTACTGCGAGGACTGCGACATCGCCGAGCCCGCCGACGAGGCGGACTCCAAGGGCGGCGTACGCGAGTACGCGAAGGACCCCGAGCAGGCGGCGCGGCTCTGGGCGCTCTCCGCCGAACTCACGGGCGTCGACGCTTTCGCGGCGAAGGGCTGA
- a CDS encoding pyridoxamine 5'-phosphate oxidase family protein translates to MGKHYERIDGRIRTFIEQQPLFFTATAPRADDGHVNLSPKGRSGSLVVLDESTLAYLDFGGSGAETIAHLRENGRITLMWCAFTGPPKILRVHGRGEPVFRDDPRWGGYIARFGDADGPSARAIILVTAVRISDSCGFAVPFMDYREERTQHAEHFGRKSDDEFAAYCEKKEFVGVSLDGLPALPLPLPARTDTPAETLEPRTA, encoded by the coding sequence ATGGGAAAGCACTACGAACGGATCGATGGCCGCATTCGCACCTTCATCGAACAACAGCCCCTGTTCTTCACCGCAACGGCCCCTCGCGCCGACGACGGGCATGTCAACCTCTCGCCCAAGGGCCGCTCGGGCAGCCTCGTCGTGCTGGACGAGTCGACGCTCGCGTATCTCGACTTCGGCGGCAGCGGCGCCGAGACCATCGCGCACCTGCGGGAGAACGGCCGCATCACGCTGATGTGGTGCGCGTTCACCGGGCCGCCGAAGATCCTGCGGGTGCACGGGCGCGGCGAGCCGGTCTTCCGCGACGACCCGCGCTGGGGCGGGTACATCGCACGGTTCGGGGACGCGGACGGGCCGAGCGCACGGGCGATCATCCTGGTCACCGCGGTACGGATCAGCGATTCCTGTGGATTCGCCGTCCCCTTCATGGACTACCGGGAGGAGCGCACCCAGCACGCGGAGCACTTCGGCAGGAAGTCGGACGACGAGTTCGCGGCGTACTGCGAGAAGAAGGAGTTCGTGGGCGTGAGCCTGGACGGCCTGCCCGCGCTGCCACTACCGCTCCCCGCGCGCACGGACACCCCCGCCGAGACCCTTGAACCCCGTACGGCCTAG
- the argJ gene encoding bifunctional glutamate N-acetyltransferase/amino-acid acetyltransferase ArgJ, whose translation MSVTAAGGFTAAGITAGIKDSGTPDLALVVNTGPRRAAAGVFTSNRVKAAPVLWSEQVVKGGRISAVVLNSGGANACTGPKGFQDTHATAEKAAEVLNQAAPESHSPGEIAVASTGLIGINLPMDKLLPGIEKAAAELSAHGGEKAAIAIKTTDSVHKTAVVSGDGWTVGGMAKGAGMLAPGLATMLVVLTTDADVDSPALDSALRAATRTTFDRVDSDGCMSTNDTVLLLASGASRVTPGRAEFAEAVRAVCDDLGRQLIGDAEGASKDIRIEVINAATEDDAVEVGRSVARNNLLKCALHGEDPNWGRVLSAIGTTSAAFDPDRLNVAINDVWVCRNGSVGDDRDLVDMRFREVRITADLAAGTESAVIWTNDLTADYVHENSAYSS comes from the coding sequence GTGAGCGTCACCGCAGCAGGCGGATTCACGGCGGCGGGCATCACCGCCGGGATCAAGGACAGCGGCACCCCGGACCTGGCCCTCGTGGTCAACACCGGCCCGCGCCGCGCCGCCGCCGGCGTGTTCACCTCCAACCGGGTCAAGGCCGCCCCCGTCCTCTGGTCGGAGCAGGTCGTCAAGGGCGGCCGGATCTCCGCCGTCGTCCTCAACTCCGGTGGTGCCAACGCCTGTACGGGCCCCAAGGGCTTCCAGGACACCCACGCCACCGCCGAGAAGGCCGCCGAGGTGCTCAACCAGGCCGCCCCCGAGAGCCACAGCCCCGGCGAGATCGCCGTCGCCTCCACCGGGCTCATCGGCATCAACCTCCCGATGGACAAGCTCCTGCCGGGCATCGAGAAGGCGGCCGCCGAACTCTCCGCGCACGGCGGCGAGAAGGCCGCCATCGCCATCAAGACCACCGACAGCGTGCACAAGACGGCCGTCGTGAGCGGCGACGGCTGGACCGTCGGCGGGATGGCCAAGGGCGCCGGCATGCTCGCCCCCGGCCTCGCCACCATGCTCGTCGTTCTCACCACCGACGCCGACGTCGACAGCCCCGCGCTCGACTCGGCCCTGCGCGCCGCCACCCGGACCACCTTCGACCGGGTCGACTCCGACGGCTGCATGTCCACCAACGACACCGTGCTGCTCCTCGCCTCCGGCGCCTCCCGGGTGACGCCCGGCCGGGCGGAGTTCGCGGAGGCCGTCCGCGCGGTCTGCGACGACCTGGGCCGCCAGCTCATCGGCGACGCCGAGGGCGCCAGCAAGGACATCCGTATCGAGGTGATCAACGCGGCGACCGAGGACGACGCCGTCGAGGTCGGCCGCTCCGTCGCCCGTAACAACCTCCTCAAGTGCGCACTGCACGGCGAGGACCCCAACTGGGGCCGTGTGCTGTCGGCGATCGGTACGACCTCCGCCGCCTTCGACCCCGACCGGCTGAACGTCGCCATCAACGACGTCTGGGTATGCAGGAACGGCTCGGTCGGTGACGACCGCGACCTCGTCGACATGCGCTTCCGGGAGGTACGGATCACCGCCGACCTCGCGGCCGGCACGGAGTCCGCGGTCATCTGGACCAACGACCTCACCGCCGACTACGTACACGAGAACAGCGCGTACAGCTCATGA
- a CDS encoding YciI family protein, with protein MKHYLLSVIQPAGEPPAADVLAEIGRSLDAFHDELKTAGGWVFAGGLHSPDTATVVRVEDGHVLMTDGPYTESKEFLGGLCIVRAPDLDAALEWGAKATRATTLPIEVRPFHGETDS; from the coding sequence ATGAAGCACTATCTGCTCAGCGTGATCCAGCCCGCCGGAGAACCGCCCGCCGCCGATGTCCTGGCGGAGATCGGCCGCAGTCTCGACGCCTTCCACGACGAGCTGAAGACCGCGGGCGGCTGGGTCTTCGCCGGCGGACTGCACTCCCCGGACACCGCCACCGTCGTACGGGTCGAGGACGGCCACGTGCTCATGACCGACGGGCCGTACACCGAGAGCAAGGAGTTTCTCGGCGGACTGTGCATCGTCCGCGCGCCCGATCTGGACGCGGCCCTCGAATGGGGGGCGAAGGCCACGCGTGCGACGACACTGCCCATCGAGGTGCGGCCGTTCCACGGCGAGACCGACAGCTGA
- a CDS encoding arginine repressor: protein MTEAQAPEHNGIEANGTNGNGTHGAEGGNGAAEHSGPSVPQTRTARHRRIVDILNRQPVRSQSQLAKLLADDGLSVTQATLSRDLDELGAVKIRNTGGELIYAVPSEGGYRTPHAPLGESAKEERMRRLSGELLISAEASANLVVLRTPPGAAQFLASAIDQAELRPILGTIAGDDTLLLISRDPAGGQALADHLLRLAQKDG, encoded by the coding sequence ATGACCGAGGCGCAGGCACCCGAGCACAACGGGATCGAAGCGAACGGCACCAACGGCAACGGCACGCACGGCGCCGAGGGCGGGAACGGCGCGGCCGAGCACAGCGGCCCGTCCGTCCCGCAGACCCGCACGGCGCGGCACCGCCGGATCGTGGACATCCTCAACCGGCAGCCGGTCCGCAGCCAGAGCCAGCTCGCCAAGCTCCTCGCCGACGACGGTCTGAGCGTCACGCAGGCGACGCTCTCGCGCGATCTGGACGAGCTGGGCGCCGTGAAGATCCGCAACACCGGCGGCGAGCTGATCTACGCGGTCCCCAGCGAGGGCGGCTACCGCACCCCGCACGCCCCGCTCGGTGAGTCCGCGAAGGAGGAGCGCATGCGCCGGCTCTCCGGCGAACTGCTCATCTCCGCCGAGGCGTCCGCCAATCTCGTGGTGCTCCGTACGCCGCCGGGCGCCGCCCAGTTCCTCGCCTCGGCCATCGACCAGGCCGAACTCCGGCCGATCCTCGGTACCATCGCGGGCGACGACACGCTGCTGCTGATCAGCCGCGACCCGGCGGGCGGGCAGGCGCTCGCGGACCATCTGCTGCGGCTGGCCCAGAAGGACGGCTGA
- a CDS encoding histidine phosphatase family protein, with translation MSVRVTLVAAARSSAPLAERFDDDRPLDQAGWHEVQLLAHALVPLAAADLRYCSPTARSRATGEALGYAPLVQPALRDCDMGRWRGCTFADVAAREPAAVDAWLADPRSAPHGGEPLLAFISRIGGWLDTRPADDIAAIVAVAEPAVIRAALVYALHAPAPSFWNVDVRPLSTVTLMGGPGRWSLRLDARAS, from the coding sequence ATGAGTGTTCGGGTCACGTTGGTCGCCGCAGCGCGCAGCTCAGCCCCACTTGCCGAACGTTTCGACGACGACCGCCCCCTCGACCAGGCCGGCTGGCACGAGGTGCAGCTCCTCGCGCACGCGCTCGTGCCGCTGGCCGCCGCCGATCTGCGCTACTGCTCGCCCACCGCGCGCAGCCGCGCCACCGGGGAGGCCCTCGGCTACGCACCCCTCGTCCAGCCGGCCCTCCGGGACTGCGACATGGGCCGCTGGCGCGGCTGCACCTTCGCGGACGTCGCCGCCCGTGAACCGGCCGCCGTGGACGCCTGGCTCGCCGACCCGCGCTCGGCCCCGCACGGCGGCGAACCGCTGCTGGCGTTCATCTCCCGTATAGGCGGCTGGCTGGACACCCGACCCGCCGACGACATCGCCGCCATCGTGGCCGTCGCCGAACCGGCGGTCATCAGGGCGGCGCTCGTGTACGCCCTGCACGCCCCCGCACCGAGCTTCTGGAACGTGGACGTGCGTCCCCTGTCCACGGTGACCCTCATGGGCGGCCCCGGCCGCTGGAGCCTGCGCCTCGACGCCCGCGCGTCGTGA